The sequence CTTGTAAAAATGACACAGATACGTGGATAGAGCCTCttatttacattgatttaaattctttttaagaatATCAATCAAACGCAACTTGCTGCAAGGAGATcttttaaagataagtgccagaaaagtgagactgtttctacgcgatttttgcataaacaaatgcatttttttcatatcttctgagcccatagtccaaacCGGCCAATTTTCATAAGGAGACAATGGGACAAAACTTTACATCGGTTTCAATTTGCTGCGTTCAAATCAAAAGAGGACAAGTGTCAGTCCTCCTATATAAAGCCAGTTTTTGAATCTAACATATACCTTACTCGAACTCGACCACTCAGTGTTTGCTTTGTTGCTGAAACAGGAAGGCACTGTAGTTAGAATTCGTGAATAAATATATTATTGTGCTCACATTGAGCTGGGCGAAGTCTTCATTACTAATGTAATCTTAGAAACAAGTGGCTGGAAAAAAGGTTACGTTTTTATAGAAAATCATAATCTACTGAGTTATCATAAAATGAGCCCAAACATGCGGATTAGACTGTAAGGcaatatatggatattttctatcaacttttaagacttatttcatcgtgtaccacaaatttcgagaaaaaaaaatttgcttcgattatatggaaaattcgattatatggacttttttgcatcgaaaaagtccatataatcgaggtatacctgtatgtAGTTGATTGAATCATTGCATTGACAAGTGTTTAATACATAATCATTCTCATCATACTTATTCCATTTCCAACCATCATCCTATTAAAACGTATTTTTATGAACGTACCGAAATTAGATTTTCAACAAAGAACATCGGCGGCTTACACACAACACGTGATTAACGAGCCAGATTCCTAATGTGGAAGCCGCAGCCTTCATATTCCAGCATGGTCTATACAGCGGTACGTCGTAACAGATACAGCGGCTCAAAGGCGTACGAGCACGAGTGAAACGAAAACGCTCTCGCAGAGCCACCCTGTGCTGATGGCAGACAGCGGAACGCGAGAAACAAAAAGCAAACGTCAAAATCATCCGGTGTGCGCATCAGCAGCAGCGAGTTGTTGTTGTTTACAAACGTAAAAACTGAGATATTAAAACCGCGTATTAATATGGATTCCGCGCCACGAGAGCTTTCTTTGGCTGAAATTCGCAGTTTTATGCTGCGAAATAATTGCAAAGTGACGAACCACGCATTAGTGAAGCATTTTCGTGCCTTTTTGACCAACAAGGAAACGCAAGGTAAGTGTGATTCGatagcaaaaatttgttttctttCGGCTGCCGACGACCACCTGTTGCGTTCTGCTGATTTGTTTTGTGCTTAGATAAGCGAAATTTGAGTCTATTTTGTCAACTCTATGAGGTCGATAAATGCATTTTGATAAACGACGTCATTCGATGATGTTTCTTTCGTTCCAGATGAAGCCCGgaaacttttcaaaagttacGTCAACACTTTGGCTTCGATTAAGAACGAAGGATCGGAAAAGTTTCTCATTTTGCGTAAAAAGTACGTTGACGAGTGTCCCGATGAAGAAGcagtaaatcaaaactttcCAATGAGCCCGGGCTCACGGTCCTTAACAGCAGTTCCTTCGGATAGTGAAAACTCGCCTTTCAAACTTCCCCCTCCGTATCGACCACCACCGGAAGTTCTCGATCAAACGAATCCGTATAATTTTCAAGGTAGCCCTCGGGGTAGTATTGCCCTGTCGCGAAAGAATAGTTCCGATACCGGTCGGAGTGGTTCCGAATTCAGTTTCGGTAGTGAATTCACCGGGAGTGACAGGAAGATTGGTTCGTCCTTGGTTAAAAGTGAAGTGTCCAGGAAGCAAAGTGTAGAGTTGTACAGTTTAGATAGCCCGGAAGAACCGGCTCCGGCAATTCCGCCCCGGAAACGCACCAGTATTGACCAAACCGGTGCCGGTTTGCGACAGTTTTCGGTCGAGGAAAAGGTTTCCGAACACGCGAAAAACCTTCCCATGTCCGCGAGTGAATGTGTTGATCGTGATTCGAACAAAGAAAATCATCATCAACAGCAGTCGTCATCTTCTGCGGTAGATTGCAATGATGCTGAAACTGCAACCACCGCAAGTAACGACCAACAGCAGGAGGAAAACAAACTAAGTGTCAAAGAAAAGATGATGAAGTTTAACCGCTTTGCCTCTGAGGAAGAAGCAAAAGTGCCCTCCCCACTTGGGAAGAAAAAGCCTGACAAGGTGAGTGCCATTAGACTTTTTGTAATGTTGAGacttttatcatattttttcaatagaAGTTAGAATTACTGTTTAATAATACatcatttattaaaaaaaaattcaattggcTTTACATTTTGTAAAGTTACACATAAGCTCGGAAGAAAAtgttacattaaaaaaaatagttttagtaTTTTGACTAGCTTTTCAACCGATAAAGCACAATGTAAAAAGGCAGTATTCCATTGTTTATTATATGAAATCATTGCGTGAATCGTCAAACGCAACCTGTTTTTTGCTTAGaaccctgaataatccacctagcggtaatgatgTCTTTCTCCAAccttataaaaataattttttggcCATACATTTTTGAGCCAATTGTTCGATCTAGACTTTttctaataggaaacaatgggaaaggattcttcgtcgaatttaatttgttgcaagcaaatctaTTATTGGCAAGTGTTTAAAAATGAGCGTGGTTTTTGGTTTGGCAAATCGTTTAaaggtaagtgcctgaaaagtggcCAGACTTTTATGcattacatacatacatacacatacacactcatcgAACTGAGACGATTGGTAGATAGCACTATGTGTCTTCGGTACTtccataaaaagtttgtttttggagtgaacataaagcctttcggtacacttagtgtacaagaaaggcaaaaatagtattttggacaTAAATTTGCCTATCTGGCTAACTTTCAACTAGAAACAATGGGTCAGGATTCTAGCCAATTGTTTAACTAAAAGTTTTACCAAACTTTTGATCGCTGAATAGACCATTTGTGTgacttttttgacgtaaactacgtctaatggtaagactcggatacagggtgtaaaacgaaaattttcaaatttaataccgtcacgaaattaggagaaatttcaaacgctaatagcgtctttatctttcgatggattttctagagtttttatcaatcgattcggaaactttccagaaatttggaaattccattgatactattgattatcaacattgaactattgaaaattttctttcggttaaaaaattaaaaactaacACTGTTGtccagaaaatcagaaaaaagttTGTATTCGTGATGCTCAagtgttgcatttgtagttctcgaTCTCTAAAATTGACGGGTTACTGGCATTTGTTGTTTGATTGAgaaaattccgagattatttggttACAAAGTAGGAAGGGGATCATCGCTTTAACGGCATTGAATTCACTTGCAAGTTTGCATGATTGTATGTTCAGATAATTTAATGATAatctaagttattacgatataTGAATGTTCCATCCcggcagggccggatttagccacaagggggccccggggccaacagtttgtgggggccccaaaatacacagaaaaggttggttttggaaCATAAGAAATCCGGCCCTGCATCCCGGGTAGAAACCGCAATaacgataacaaaacatgataataTCATATATATTATAAACTTGTTTGGAATAAGAGTAGAAATAACatgcgaaaataacaaaaattcgcACTGAAATGTCATAAAAATGTCAAGTTTTCttattaacaagaacaaactaatagctcaagatattgataacttcttgttaatagcaaaacctaatatttttatgatatttcggtgcaacttttttggaattttcgcttgttatttctactcttatttcaaacaagttcatatcatgttttgttatcaatatcacgtttgaaagcctcctttcgaggggctcCGAATTCTTTCAGCCAACTCCTATTTTCATAAGGGTCGGAAACCcagtttcaggaggctcggaagccctcttttcaagaggctcagaagcccactTTCAGGAGACTCttaaacctcctttcaagtggctcggaaacttcctttcgatgggctcggaattcttccttgTAGAAGCTTGGGAGCATATTTGTAAAAGGCTCAGTCACTTCAAGGCATGTCACTTCAAGATGcccaaagcctcatttcaagaggctggaaagaCCTTTTTTATGAAGCTTGGAAGCCCCCCCTCAAAAGGCTCAGAATTCTCAGTTCGAGGGGCTCAGGAATCCTTTTAGCCAACCATCAcgagtggctcgaaagcctcttttcaaaaggatcggaAGCCGAGTTTTAAAAGGCTCTGAAGCccccttttaagtggctcggaaTTTTTCTTTCGAGTGGCCGGGGATTCTTCTTTcaggaagtctactttcaaacgGCTCAGTTATGccatttcaagatgctcaaagcctcctttcaagaggctcgaaaaacCCCTTTCatgtggcttggaagcctccttttgaaagcctcggatttttttttcatgagacttggaagcctacttccaaaaggttcagaaacgtcatttcaagatgaTGAAAAGGATCGAAAGCACTCTTTCAAGATAATCTTATGACGCTTATTACGCTTATTagaatagggggtacctcaatgaatacaaaagcacgaaggggtacctctgaagaaaaatgttaatttatttatttatttttatttttaacaaaaaatttggaagagGAAAAAACCCCTTTGAGTGAATTCTTTAAGAATTACTTCTCAAAAAGGCACAAAACCTCttcatcttttcaaataacgttacaaaataaaatttaaaattaaaggcTCATGCGGCGTAAATCCATTGAGGAGCCAGGTACTTCAAGCGAAAATATCACGATGATGATCATTCTTCACTTACAAACTGAAACGAAAGggaaagaaaacaaagaaaagagCAGAATCAAACGAAATAAGAAATATCATTTAGAAAACGAAACAGTAATTTCAACATAGGAAGATATTTTCTTCCTAAAATATCACGAACTGATGATGGTAACTGGTTATCTAATTTTAaaatatctacaaaaaattatttctagGAGAAACGTAATTAGAACAATGGAAAACTATATGATCGATATCCTCATAAGATTGACCACACTCACATAAATTAGAGTCTTTGATATTTATTCTATATAAATGGCTATTACAAATATAATGATTCGAAAGTACAAATAAAATTTCTACTAATTGATAATTTAGAAAACCATGGATTTTTATCAACTATTGGTAAAATAGAATGACACCAACGACCTTTATCACTAGAGTCCCAAGACAATTGCCAagtatttttagaatattgttttAGTTTAACAAAATATTCAGAGGATGATATATTGCGATTAAAAACAACACCACAACGCACACCCAATTTAGCTAAACTATCTGCCTGTTCATTGCCGTAAATTTTACAATGAGCAGGAACCCAAACCAGTTTAATAATGAAACCTTGTAAATGTAATTTAAACAACAATTCTTTTATCATTAAAACTATATGGTGAGTTTTAGATTTAAAACTATTAGACTCAATTGCTTTAAGACAACTTAAACTATCAGAacatattacaaaaaaatctggagaacatttctgaattaaaatacatgtaaaaaatatagcAGTTAATTCCGCAATAAATATAGAACAAGGAGCTTGAAGTTTGTAATAATGAGCTGAAAAATGATTATAAACACCAAAACCTGCAACATCTTGAGTTAAAGATCCATCCGAAaagtaaaatttattaaaatctaGTCCAATAAATTTACGCTGAAAGAAAATGTTTGCAAAGCGT comes from Armigeres subalbatus isolate Guangzhou_Male chromosome 2, GZ_Asu_2, whole genome shotgun sequence and encodes:
- the LOC134209561 gene encoding uncharacterized protein LOC134209561, with translation MDSAPRELSLAEIRSFMLRNNCKVTNHALVKHFRAFLTNKETQDEARKLFKSYVNTLASIKNEGSEKFLILRKKYVDECPDEEAVNQNFPMSPGSRSLTAVPSDSENSPFKLPPPYRPPPEVLDQTNPYNFQGSPRGSIALSRKNSSDTGRSGSEFSFGSEFTGSDRKIGSSLVKSEVSRKQSVELYSLDSPEEPAPAIPPRKRTSIDQTGAGLRQFSVEEKVSEHAKNLPMSASECVDRDSNKENHHQQQSSSSAVDCNDAETATTASNDQQQEENKLSVKEKMMKFNRFASEEEAKVPSPLGKKKPDKSLDDTLCAENLLQHPKAKEWLIAAANANYQELAKLSTDHPNLVKLQDMSTPASYKTLDQVKEEYKGI